The bacterium genome includes the window CAGTCCGCAAAAACCTGATCGCTCGACGAGCATTTTGCGGGCAAGGATGGCCGCGCTCCAACTGGGACCGCCAGCATCTGGATTTTTCAACAAGCTCAGCCTGCGGCCCGTAATGCATGCAAGATGCTTGCGCTCCATAGCCTCCGTAGTGAACCTTCCACCCCCTGAACTTCGTATTAGACTTACAGCCAGGGGGTTTTCCTTGCATGAGTTTAGAACTAGCGATTGACAATCTCTCCAAAACTTATCCAAACGGAGTAAAGGCGTTAAAAGACGTCAGCCTGATGATTCCAACAGGGATGTTCGGATTGCTTGGACCGAATGGCGCGGGGAAATCCACGTTGATGCGCACGATTGCAACGTTGCAAGAGCCGGATACGGGAACGATTGGATTTAATGGAGTGGATGTTCTGAGAGATAAGGACGCGGTGCGGCGAATGCTCGGTTATTTGCCGCAGGAATTCGGCGTCTATCCGAAAGTCTCACCGGAAACGATGTTGAATCACTTTGCGATTCTGAAAGGGATCACCAATGTAAGAGAGCGAAAGGAAGCCGTCGGTGCTTTGCTTTATCAGACAAATTTGTGGGATGTTCGAAAAGAAAAGCTAGGCAATTTTTCGGGAGGGATGAAACAGCGATTTGGAATCGCCCAGGCGCTGCTGGGAAATCCCAAACTGATTATTGTGGACGAGCCGACGGCGGGTCTCGATCCCGCGGAGCGGGTCCGTTTTCACAACCTGTTGAGCGAGATCGGTGAGAACATCGTGGTGATTCTGTCTACGCATATTGTAGAAGATGTCAGCGATCTTTGCAGCCGCATGGCGGTCATTTCTCGCGGTGAAGTCCTCCTGACCGGAGAACCCGCGAAGACGATTGATCTTCTGCGCGGACGGGTCTGGAAAAAGATCATTGCTCGCGCAGAGCTCAAGGATTATGAAACCCGGTTTCATGTGATTTCCACACATCTGCTCGCGGGCAAGACAGTTATACACATCCTGAACGATGGTCCACCGGATCAGACCTTTACGGAAGTATCTCCGGATCTGGAAGACGTCTACTTCTCCACATTAAAAAAGAGCGCCTGAGATGTTCAAAGAAATCCTGCTCTTTGAATTTCGGTATCAGCTTCGCCAGCCGGTCTTTCTGATTGCGACTGTGCTCTTCTTCCTCTTGACATTCGGAGCTATCACGACAGATACCATTTCCATTGGCGGCGGAATTGGAAGCGTGAACCGAAATGCGCCTTACGTGATCATGCAGATCCTGGGTGTGTTCAGTATCATTGGAGTTTTCGCATCCACCGCTTTTGTAGCCGGCGCCACGCACAGAGATATTGAATACAACGTTCAGTCGTTGTTTTTCTCCACACCCATAACGAAAGCGAGTTATCTGTTTGGGCGTTTTCTGGGAGCAACACTCGCATCTTTTGTCGTGTTTTTTGGAGTTGCTCTGGCTATCGTTGTTGGGAGTTGGATGCCGTGGCTTGAACCGGACCGAATCAGTCCTTTTTCCGCAACTCCCTATGTGTACTCCATGCTGATGCTCGTTCTGCCGAATCTTTTCCTGACCGGCGCAATTTTCTTCTCGCTCGCTGCTCTCAGTAGAAGCATGCTCTATACCTATGCCGGCGTGGTTGCGTTTTTCGTTGCTTATGCTGTTTCCGGCCAGCTCCTCACAGACATTCAAAATGAAACGATCGCTTCGCTTCTGGATCCTTTCGGACTCTCGGCCGTGGATGTAGCAACGCGCTACTGGACAGTGTTTGAAAAGAACACAATGGTGCTGCCCGCTGGCGGAATCCTTCTTTACAATCGCCTGATCTGGATGAGTGTTGCCGGTCTTGTTCTGCTAATTTCTTATGCGCGCTTTCGCTTGACAACCGTTACCTCCGAAAAAACAAAAAAGAAGAAGCTGGATGTGGAATTGCCCGAAACCGTTCAACCGGCTACCCAAACCGCGGGAGTCCTTCAAGATTTTTCGCGCGCGGCTTCCGTGAGACAGTATTTCTGGCAGACGAAAATGGAGTTCCTGGGTGTATTAAAGAGTGTGCCTTTCGTCGTCATCCTTTTTCTTGCATGCTTCAACACAGTGGGAGGCACCTCCGGGCTTGAGCAGATCTTTGGAACTTCCGTTTATCCCGTCACGCATCTGATGCTCAATGTCATCTCGAGCAATTATTTGCTTTTCGCATTCCTGATCTTGACGTTGTACAGCGGCGAATTGACGTGGAAGGAACGCTCTCTAAACTTGAACAGCGTTACGGACGCTCTTCCCGTGCGCGATTGGGTCCCCTGGGCGTCCAAATTGACGGCTTTGATCCTGGTGCTATTCACGCTGATGCTTGTGGCTATGCTCACAACCGTCGGCGTCCAGACCTATCACGGCTATCACAACTATGAATTCGGGCTCTACGCAAAAAGCCTGCTTCTGGAAACAGCAATTCCGTTTATTCAAATCGCCATTCTCGGCATGTTTGTGCAGGCGATCACGAACCACAAGTACTTTGGCTTTTTACTTATGACGCTCTATCTTATTAGTACTTTCGTACTGCCCAGCCTTCATCTGGAGCACTACCTGTACCGTTATGCGGGCGGTCCGGATGCTTCTTACTCCGATATGAACGGTTATGGGCATTTTGCTAAACCATTATTCTGGTTTTTCCTCTACTGGACCTTTGTTGCTGCAATCCTCGTTGTGCTAATCCATTTGTTCTGGGTGCGCGGAACTGAAACCATGTTTAAACTTCGCAGACGAATCGCCGGCCAGCGATTCAAAAGAGCATCCCGAATAGCGCTAGCGTTATTTGGCTCAGGCGTTTTGATTACGGGTAGTTATATCTACTACAACACAAACATCCTGAACAAATATCTCACGCAAGACCAGATCGAAGAGAATCAGGCGGAATTTGAAAGGAAATATAAGAAGTACGAGCACATCGCGATGCCGCGCATCACCGATGTCAATGCTGACGTCGATATTTTTCCTGACGAACGAAAGGTTAAGATTCGAGGTTCCTATCTTTTGGAAAACAAGCTCCAGCAAGATATTTCTCATCTCCATATCAGCATCAATAAGGATGTGATCATCAGGAAAATAGAATTGCCGGGGACCACAGCAGAATCGGCGGACCGGGATCACGGTTACTATATTTACAAACTTGCTTCTCCGATGAAGCCGGGCGAGAAGCTCTTTCTCAGTTACGATCTCGCCGTGGAAAATCACGGGTTTCAGAACAGCCGTTCCAATACAAATGTTGTTTATAACGGCACCTTCTTTAACAGCTTCCATTATTTTCCGCATCTGGGTTATGTAGGAGACTTCCAGCTTGTCGATCCCAGTAAAAGAAAAAAGTATGGACTACCCCCCGTAGAACGAATGTCTAAGATCGATGATCAAAAAGCGTGGAGAATCAATGCTCTCTCGAATGGAGAGGCGGACTGGCTTCATTTTGAAACGACGGTAAGCACGAGTCCCGATCAGATTGCGATTGCTCCCGGTTACCTTCAAAAAGAGTGGACGCGGAACGGCCGCCGATACTTCCATTACAAGATGGATGCTCCTATCCTGGCGTTCTGGTCCTATTTATCAGCGCGATACACGGTAAAGCGCGATTCCTGGAAAGATGTGAAGATCGAAATCTATTACGACCCGGATCATGCTTACAACGTGGACCGGATGATTGAGGCATCGAAGAAATCTCTGGAATACTTCACAACAAATTTCAGTCCCTATCAATACAAACAGGTTCGAATTATTGAGTTCCCCAGATACGAGCGTTTCGCTCAGTCCTTTCCCAACACGATTCCGTTTTCGGAGAGCATCGGTTTTATTGCAAGGATCAGGAAAGCGGAAGATATTGATTACGTTTTTTATGTAACCGCGCATGAGATCGCTCACCAGTGGTGGGGACATCAGGTGGTTGGGGCAAACGTGCAAGGATCCACCATGCTCATTGAATCCTTGTCTCAATACTCCGCTTTGATGGTGATGGAGAAACAGTACGGCCCTCATCAGATGCGCAGATTCTTGAAATATGAGCTGGACCGCTACCTGGCAGGCCGGGGAAGTGAGCTGGTTGAAGAACTTCCTCTCATGCTTGTTGAGAATCAGCCGTACATTCATTACGGAAAGGGGAGCGTGGTGACTTATGCCTTTCGTGATTTTATCGGCGAAAAGCCTTTGAATACGGCTCTTGCGATGTACGTAAAAGACAAAGCTTTTCAGGATCCGCCTTATACAACAACCCGCGAGTTTCTCACCTATGTAGAGGGAGCTGTTCCTTCCGAAAAGAAAACCGTTTTGACCGATCTTTTTGAAACTATAACTTTGTATGACTTGAAATCCACAGAAGTGAAAACCAAGCGGCGCGCTGATGGGAAGTTCGATGTGAAGATCACAGTGGATGCAAAAAAATTCCGCGCGGACGGAAAAGGAAAGGAAGCTGAAACGCTCTTGAACGATTGGATTGATGTCGGCGTGCTTGGTAAGAAAAGAGAGAATGGAGAAGACAACATTCTTGCGCTGGAAAAGAAACAGATTCACACTGGCAAGATGGAATTTTCTTTTGTTGTGACTCAGGAGCCGGAGAAAGCGGGCATTGATCCGCTGAACAAGATGATCGATCGCAACCCTGATGACAACACGAAGGTGATAAACCGGATCGAAGGATAGGCCGGATATCTCTATCAGATCCATCTCCCCTATCCTGTCTATCTCCTTGTAAATCAAAATCTAAAATCGTACAATCTCTTCAGAAAATGTCTTTGGGGGAGAACGTTTCACTCTGATGCGCTGGATCTTGTCTCTGTTTCTCCTCCTATGCCTACCGGGTTTCTCACACTCGCAAGATTCCGCGGATACTCATTCGTTTGGCCTCAAGCCTTTAGACGAACGCCAGTATCAATCCATTCCGCTCGCACTTGTGCCCCTCAGTGGAGAATTGCCGCGAAGTGTCGATCTGTCCAAAGACATGCCTCCGGTTGGTTTTCAGGGTAAGCAGGCGTCTTGTGTTGGTTGGTCGGTTGCCTATGCGCTGGCTGCTGGTTTTCCCATCTTGGCCGGCGTATCGACTGATGACATTTTCCTTAAGCTGCAACGGAATCAAATTTGGAAATCGAGCGGAACACCGTCAGGTTATCACGCGATCGTGCTTGTGGGTTTTGATGACAATGTTCAGGCCTTCAAGATCATGAATAGCTGGGGCGGGGAATGGGGTACAGGGGGCTATGGCTGGATCGATTACAACTTTTTTCGACATGTAACTCATGAAGGATACATAGCAGCATCGTTTCCGAAAACTACTCCGACTCCAACTCCCACACCGACTCCGATTCCAACTCCACCGGTACAACAGCCGGTGGCCGCGATCGAAATCATCGGCGTGGAACATAACGTGAACGCGGGAAGTGCGAATGCTGGAATGAACGTCCAGCTGCGGTACACGTTAAAGGGGTATGCGGGATACAACGGCCAGATTGTTTTACATTTTACGTTTAGCCAAAACTATCCTGTGCGAGCCGCGTTGGAAAATTATCGCGACATCAATAACAATGCAGCAGCCGGTACTCAGGTTTTTTACATCGAAAAGCCAGATTATTCAAATTACGTATTCTCTGTTTTTGTGCCATACACCGCTTTTTACATCGCGGTCGGTTCTTGGAATGCATACGGTCAATACCAGTATGTAACTACGCAAATGATGATGGCTGCGGATCTATTCGTGAACAATTTCGGCGTCGCGCAAAGCGCCTGGATCCCTTTTCAAGTCAGCCGCTAGAGCTGATCCGCCTAGTGCCCTGTAATATGAATGTTTACTGACTCCTCCCCCTTATTAAGGGGGAGGTTGGGAGGGGGTTGTTTATAAGGGGGGGATAATCACTTTAGAACCTTCCCTTATGAAAATTGTAGCTCATCATTCGTAGCGGAGGGCGACGATCGGATTCACTCGTGCGGCGCGTCGCGCGGGAATATACGCAGCGAAAAGTGCAACAACAGTCAAACTTAGCGGCACAGCAACGAATGTGAACGGATCGGTTGGGCTGACATCATACAGCAAAAACGAAAGGAACCTCATGACCGCGAGGCCTACCCCGATTCCAATCAGAACGCCCATAGCAGTCAAGCGCATACCCTGCGAGAGAATCAGGCGAAGAACATCAGATTGGTTGGCGCCGATAGCCATCCGGATGCCGATTTCGCGCGTCCTTCTAGTAACCATGTAAGATACGACGCCATAAATTCCAAGAGTTGCAAGGATCCATGCAAAGACGCCGAATATTCCAAGAGCGCTTCCAGCGAAGCGCGCAGGCAACAGAGCCAGTTCGAGATGCTGATCCATTGTTTTGATGTCATATAAGGGAAGATTGCGATCCAGACCTTGAACCGTGCTTCGCAAGACCGGAATCAGGCGTTGCGGTTGCTGATCTGTTTTCAATACTAAAGTGACGCTGGATTCATATCTTTGAAACAAGGAAAGGTAGAAAAAGGGAAGCTGCTTCTCACCAAGGTAGCTGTATTTACTGTCTTTGGCCACGCCGATCACTTCGTACGATGGTTCTTCGTCGCTTGCGTTCCATCCGATTCGGATCTGTTTTCCAAGTGGATCCTGCCCCGGCCAGTATCGTTTTGCAAATTCCTGATTTACAACTGCAACGCGCCTGGAGTTACCGGAATCTCGATCCGCAAAGCCTCTTCCACGCAACATTGGGATCTCCAGTGTGCGAAAGTAGTCAGGTCCGATCCAGGTAGTATGAAGCTCCATATCTTCGCCGGGAACCGGTTTGTAATCCTGAATTGTAATCGACATTCGTGTGCTGGAAATCGCAAGGGGAAGCTCCTTTGTGTAGGTTGCCGATTTTACTTCTGGAATTTGCCGGACTTCATCGAGCAGCCGCCGGTAAAAGGCAAGCCCGGCTTCTTCACCATATCCCTGGAGGTTCAGATCCATGGAAGCGACCAGAATTCCAGCGGCATCAAATCCCGGATTCAACTTTGCCGCGTTTCTTAAACTGCGCGCGCACAAGAGAGCGGCAATCAGCAGAAGCAGTGACAGAGATAATTGCGCAACGGTAATCACATTGCGCAAACGAGTTCTGCCTGTACCCAGCTCTAGAGTTCCGGACTCATTCTTGAGCGCCGAAATCTGATCCAAACGTGTTGTTTGAAGCGCCGGCGTGAGGCCAAAGAGGATACCTGAAATGACAGATAATCCAACAGTAAAGAAGAGCACGCGCTGATCTATGCTCAGCTCCAGATGAATGGGAACCGGTACCGGAGGACGAAGAAGCATCACTAAGTGGGTTCCCCAGAAAGCAAGAAGCACTCCTAATGCAGCGCCAAGAAAAGAAAGGATAAAGCTTTCCGTTAGAAGCTGCCGCAGAATCCGCCACCTTCCTGCTCCGAGCGAAAGACGAATCGCAATTTCCTTTTGCCGCGATGCAGCACGACCCAGAAGCAGATTTGCAACATTCGCGCAGGCAACAAGAAGCACGATGAACACGATCACCATCAGAACTGCCATGAAAGCGATGACCGGCAGGCGCGCTTGCGGAAAGATTCTGGAAGCACTTTCCGGCAGAACAGAAATCCTGCGTGGAGTGTTTTGCCGTGACGACCACTGTTCGGGAAATTGCTTGTGCATTTGTAAGGCAATTACAGCAAATTCAACGCGCGCCTGTTCGATTTTCACACCCGGCTTCAATCTTCCGAACAGGAATAAGGAACGGCCTCCACGCTCAATCAGATCGTTGTTGCCAGGCACGATCTGCGATTGCATTGCAAGTGGAACCCACATGCTTACGGCCAATCCACGCATCATTCCAGAAAAATTCTCAGCAGCAACACCGATGATTGTGAACGGATTTCCGTTAATTGAGATCACGCGGCCAACGATTTGAGGATCGCTGTGAAAACGTGAAACCCACATCGCGTGGCTGATCACCACCACCGGAGATTTCCCCGCAGGTCTCTCTTCTTTCGAATCGAAACCGCCGCCGAGCACTGTTTGAATGCCAAGCACAGAGAAATAATTTCCACTCACGGTTTCTACAAAAATTCTTTCCGTATGACCGTCCAGCAGAACGCTTACCGGAGTGATGCCGCACGCTGCGATTCCCGATAAGGTTTTCGTTTGCGCGCGAAAATTTAAGTAGTCGGGATAAGAGGACGTGCCGTAAGGCGTCCCACTGAAGTCTGATGTGTAAATCCCCACAACTGTCGCCGGATCTTTCACAGGCAAAGGGCGAAGAAGGAGAGCATTTACCAGAGTAAAGATGGTCGTATTGGCGCCGATACCAATCGCCAGAACCAGGATGGCTAGGATGCTAAAACTCTGTTGCTTGCGCAACGTCCTTAACGAATAAAGAAGGTCCTGAAGGAAAGCTTCCATCGCTAATTTCAATGACGAAAGGGATTGTACATTTGTTCACAGGAATGGTAAGTTTGGGCGGGCTGGTAGTAGCGACTTCAGTCGTTATCCATCAACGGAAGAATTTGCCGCCCTGAAAGTTCTGAAAGTTTTGTAGCTGTTGATCCAGAGCGACCTGTTCTTTTACGACTCCTTCAAATCCATTCAACGCGCGCAATTGTTCACGGAATAACTTCAAAGTCCCTTTCCCTTCTGCGCTATTCGGATTGAGGTTGAGGAGTCCTTCAAAAGAATCCATTTTGGACAATGAATCGGGAATTTGATCTGGCTCCTGGTCTAACTTAAGCTGGACTCCTCCCAGCATGGAAGATAGAAGACCATCCTGGCCGAGAAGATTGTCCGTAACTCCTTTTCCGCCGAGTAAGTTGTTGGAACAGCTCGCCAGAGCGTCTGCAGACTTGAAGTTTGGATCATTCATGAATCTGTTCACTTCGAGCGGATCTACGATACTGCTGAAGGTGTTTGGGTCGTTGCCTTTCAGCATGGTTTTGTAGGCTTCCGTTGGCGAGGGATAAAAGGCGGAATCATTTACAACGAGCGGCTTCATCGGGCTGAAACCCGCGATTTCCTGCTGAGAAAAATTCTGGAATGCATTTTCAGCTTCTGCGATGCCGACAGAACCCCTGGTATTGATCCCCTCAGACACGTCGCCGAGTGCGTCAGAAACTGCGCCAGCCGTTGCTAGATTAACAAGACGACCGATTCCGATTCCTCCACCAATAGAGCTCATGAATCCTCCTTATTTGGCTGGTCCAGATGTACGCATTTGCTTATCAATTCGCTTTTTTGCGTCCAGGATCGCGTCCACACCCTTTTCTTTCGCGAGTTTCAGGGCTTCGCGGGCTCCGGCAACGAGTAAACGCGCGCGATTGCCGGCGCCTGTTCCTTTCTCCGGATCCAGATCAATTGCTTTTTGAAAATCGGATGCAGCCTGCTCAAACTTGCCAAGCTTAAGATAAATCTCTCCGCGATTGGTCAGACAGGTGATGTCTTCAGGGTACAAATTCAATGCCATGTTATAGCGGGTAATTGCAATCGCATCGTTTCCTTCCTTCTGGTGAATGGCGCCAAGAACTGCATGCACGTAAGGATTTCTTCCATCCAGGACGGCCAGGCCTTCAAAAACATTTTTTGCTTTCTTGAGTTGCCCTTGCTGATAAAGACGGTGCCCTAATAACAAGAGCGCTGCGATCTGTTTCGCATCCACATCAAAAACCTGAGCCAGACGCAATTCCCCTTTTTTGAACCGCTCGACCTTCTCCTTGCCAGGTTTGGGCATACCGGGTGGCTCCATTCACAGAACGAATCCAAGATTCTATTATCGGCAGTGTGATTGTTCTGGTTGCTTCCTTATGAAAATTGTACCGCTTTCAAGACTCTTTGCCTACAGACTCCCTGTATTTTTCAGGATTTACATCTGCAGTTATGTCTGCTTTAAGGTATTTTCCTGTGATCCAGTTCCAACGAATAAGCAGCAGAGCGGCCAGCGATGTAAAAACGGCACGAAATGCTCGAACTTTGCTTTCAGGAGAGTTCATCCATCTTACTGGAATTTCGCAAACATTGTAATGAGATCGTGTGGCAAGAAAGAGAATTTCGGAATCGTAAGCCCAGCCGCGTATCCGTTGCCGCGAGAAAATATCCTTTCCTGCTGCAACTTCAAACGCCTTGAATCCACACGTATGATCGCTGAAATTCAATCCGAGAATGAGATTGCTCAACCAGGTAAAGGTTTTTCCCATGGACTCGCGCCAGAGTGGTTGGCGTTTCAAAATATGAGCGCCCGTTCTTTTCCGTGTGGCAATAACGACCTGTGTGCCTTCATTCAGTTTTTTCAAAAAACTTTGCATTTCTTCGATCGGAGTGGAAAGATCAGCATCGGAAAACAGGACAAATTTCCCGCTCGCCAGGCGCATTCCTGTTCGAAGCGCATATCCTTTGCCTTGATTGTTTTTATAGTGATGAAGCCGCAGGTTTGGATACTGGCTTTTCAATTCTTCCAACAGCAAAACAGTCGTGTCAGTGCTTCCATCATCTACGATCAGCACTTCATAGGCTTCCTTAATGGACGCGCGGCAGTAGTCCTCTATCTTTCGAAGAGTATCGGAAAGGCGTTTTGCTTCGTTATAAGCTGGAATCAGAATTGTCAGATAGACATCCGTCATCGCTTTAACACCCGGGAAATATCGGAGATCCTTTTCTGAATCAGCGCACGGGTGTTTGAATCAGGTCCGGCGTTGAGGGCGAGCTGCATTTCAAATAACGACTGCTCGTAATTTCCCAGATAAAGATAAACGGAGCCGCGAGCATAATATTCCATCGGTGAAGTCGCCGGTCTGCTCAAAAAGGCTACCACAAACAGAATGGATGCAAAACCGATTGGAGCGAGCACACGAAGGAATTGCGACGTGTCAAATTGCTTTACTGTTTTGGGAAGTGTCATAACTAGCAGAGCGCAACCGAGTAGCACGAAGAAGAACCAGGGATTGCCAGCCAGGTTTTTGCCTGTTGCTCCATGGAATAGCAGCGGAAAGTTCAAGAAAAACAGTGGGTCGAGTAAATTGGTGGGTGGAAAGGGGAACGTGATGGTTCCTGCGGTTGCGCAAAGAACGGACCAGATGCCGGCAGCTGCGACTACGGTTCGGTGCAGAGAGGATTTTTGCATCAGCTCATCGCCATAATAAAACACAGCTGTTGATAGAAAGGGAACAACCGGCGTTAG containing:
- a CDS encoding tetratricopeptide repeat protein; amino-acid sequence: MPKPGKEKVERFKKGELRLAQVFDVDAKQIAALLLLGHRLYQQGQLKKAKNVFEGLAVLDGRNPYVHAVLGAIHQKEGNDAIAITRYNMALNLYPEDITCLTNRGEIYLKLGKFEQAASDFQKAIDLDPEKGTGAGNRARLLVAGAREALKLAKEKGVDAILDAKKRIDKQMRTSGPAK
- a CDS encoding ABC transporter ATP-binding protein; translated protein: MSLELAIDNLSKTYPNGVKALKDVSLMIPTGMFGLLGPNGAGKSTLMRTIATLQEPDTGTIGFNGVDVLRDKDAVRRMLGYLPQEFGVYPKVSPETMLNHFAILKGITNVRERKEAVGALLYQTNLWDVRKEKLGNFSGGMKQRFGIAQALLGNPKLIIVDEPTAGLDPAERVRFHNLLSEIGENIVVILSTHIVEDVSDLCSRMAVISRGEVLLTGEPAKTIDLLRGRVWKKIIARAELKDYETRFHVISTHLLAGKTVIHILNDGPPDQTFTEVSPDLEDVYFSTLKKSA
- a CDS encoding ABC transporter permease — protein: MEAFLQDLLYSLRTLRKQQSFSILAILVLAIGIGANTTIFTLVNALLLRPLPVKDPATVVGIYTSDFSGTPYGTSSYPDYLNFRAQTKTLSGIAACGITPVSVLLDGHTERIFVETVSGNYFSVLGIQTVLGGGFDSKEERPAGKSPVVVISHAMWVSRFHSDPQIVGRVISINGNPFTIIGVAAENFSGMMRGLAVSMWVPLAMQSQIVPGNNDLIERGGRSLFLFGRLKPGVKIEQARVEFAVIALQMHKQFPEQWSSRQNTPRRISVLPESASRIFPQARLPVIAFMAVLMVIVFIVLLVACANVANLLLGRAASRQKEIAIRLSLGAGRWRILRQLLTESFILSFLGAALGVLLAFWGTHLVMLLRPPVPVPIHLELSIDQRVLFFTVGLSVISGILFGLTPALQTTRLDQISALKNESGTLELGTGRTRLRNVITVAQLSLSLLLLIAALLCARSLRNAAKLNPGFDAAGILVASMDLNLQGYGEEAGLAFYRRLLDEVRQIPEVKSATYTKELPLAISSTRMSITIQDYKPVPGEDMELHTTWIGPDYFRTLEIPMLRGRGFADRDSGNSRRVAVVNQEFAKRYWPGQDPLGKQIRIGWNASDEEPSYEVIGVAKDSKYSYLGEKQLPFFYLSLFQRYESSVTLVLKTDQQPQRLIPVLRSTVQGLDRNLPLYDIKTMDQHLELALLPARFAGSALGIFGVFAWILATLGIYGVVSYMVTRRTREIGIRMAIGANQSDVLRLILSQGMRLTAMGVLIGIGVGLAVMRFLSFLLYDVSPTDPFTFVAVPLSLTVVALFAAYIPARRAARVNPIVALRYE
- a CDS encoding glycosyltransferase family 2 protein, whose protein sequence is MTDVYLTILIPAYNEAKRLSDTLRKIEDYCRASIKEAYEVLIVDDGSTDTTVLLLEELKSQYPNLRLHHYKNNQGKGYALRTGMRLASGKFVLFSDADLSTPIEEMQSFLKKLNEGTQVVIATRKRTGAHILKRQPLWRESMGKTFTWLSNLILGLNFSDHTCGFKAFEVAAGKDIFSRQRIRGWAYDSEILFLATRSHYNVCEIPVRWMNSPESKVRAFRAVFTSLAALLLIRWNWITGKYLKADITADVNPEKYRESVGKES